In one Hymenobacter sp. DG25B genomic region, the following are encoded:
- a CDS encoding GNAT family N-acetyltransferase: MLPAVHPPSSPTDWAAYYQLRYAVLRQPWQQPPGSERAEDDALPDTFHALVTTPDGTALGVGRLHKAAPGQAQVRFMAVHPDARGQGVGRAVLEYLEAEARRRGLRECVLHAREQAVPFYLRLGYAVVAPSHTLFGSIPHFLMRKPL, encoded by the coding sequence ATGCTGCCTGCCGTTCATCCTCCCTCCTCGCCCACCGACTGGGCCGCTTATTACCAGCTGCGCTATGCAGTGCTGCGCCAGCCCTGGCAGCAGCCACCCGGCTCAGAGCGAGCCGAGGATGACGCCCTGCCCGACACCTTTCATGCTCTGGTAACTACCCCGGATGGCACCGCCCTGGGCGTAGGCCGCCTGCACAAGGCCGCCCCCGGGCAGGCGCAGGTGCGCTTTATGGCCGTGCACCCCGATGCACGGGGTCAAGGTGTGGGGCGGGCCGTGCTGGAGTACCTGGAGGCCGAAGCCCGGCGCCGCGGCCTGCGGGAGTGTGTGCTGCACGCCCGGGAGCAGGCCGTACCATTTTATTTGCGGCTGGGGTATGCGGTGGTGGCGCCTTCACACACGCTGTTCGGCAGCATTCCGCACTTTCTCATGCGCAAGCCGCTTTAG
- a CDS encoding DUF962 domain-containing protein codes for MTARPLTFAEFYPRYLREHQQRGTRILHFIGTSLFLLCLVLTVVLGRPILIGYGIIAAYAFAWVGHFFVEHNKPATFQHPWFSLRGDFRLYWDLLRGRERF; via the coding sequence ATGACGGCCCGGCCCCTGACTTTTGCGGAGTTCTACCCACGCTACCTGCGCGAGCACCAGCAGCGCGGTACCCGCATCCTGCATTTTATAGGTACTTCCCTATTCCTGCTTTGCCTGGTGCTGACCGTGGTGCTGGGGCGTCCCATATTAATTGGGTATGGCATCATAGCAGCCTATGCTTTTGCCTGGGTAGGTCACTTTTTTGTGGAGCACAACAAGCCCGCCACCTTCCAGCACCCGTGGTTTTCCCTGCGCGGCGACTTCCGCCTGTACTGGGACCTGCTGCGCGGGCGGGAACGGTTCTAA
- a CDS encoding PaaI family thioesterase: protein MDQLPDVATLVAIYNQMNQYGRINGMVLHVASPGEVKYTMTVRAEHLSSPGTCHGGVLAGLMDSVLGAAALSEAFTAGELVSTVEFKMNYLHPVRLHDTLVATAKVDHAGKTLLVATGDIYCATRELVVAKGMGTFNRYPADKRDFRKLLFPSADDEQE from the coding sequence ATGGACCAATTACCTGATGTAGCCACTCTGGTGGCTATTTACAACCAAATGAACCAATACGGCCGCATAAACGGCATGGTGCTGCACGTAGCCTCGCCCGGGGAAGTGAAGTACACCATGACAGTGCGCGCCGAGCACCTTAGCTCCCCCGGCACCTGCCACGGCGGGGTGCTGGCCGGCCTCATGGACTCGGTGCTGGGAGCAGCGGCCCTGTCGGAGGCCTTCACCGCGGGTGAGCTGGTATCTACGGTGGAGTTCAAGATGAACTACCTGCACCCGGTGCGCCTGCATGATACGCTGGTGGCCACCGCCAAAGTAGACCACGCCGGCAAAACCCTGCTGGTAGCTACCGGCGACATTTACTGCGCCACCCGCGAGCTAGTGGTAGCCAAGGGCATGGGCACCTTCAACCGCTACCCCGCCGACAAGCGCGACTTCCGCAAGCTGCTGTTCCCCTCCGCCGACGACGAGCAGGAATAA
- a CDS encoding NYN domain-containing protein, producing the protein MNSPLIRIGVFYDGNYFLKISDYYYFQHERKARISLEGLHEFIRHQVAEDEDTDVRLCQITDAHFFRGRLSATEAREKDRLFHDRLLDDILMNLGITTHYMPLKTRDGRLQEKGIDVWLSLEALEMALHKSFDVIVLIAGDSDYLPLVKKLNTVGTRVMLLNWDFKYTDYKGENRVTRASQQLLDHATYPVAMHEVIDERLSKNDPLIEDLFVNQPEPAAYTAAPKPLRPAGPTAAGPVGSIGVSTIKNLKNGFGFVVMPPNNLFFSYADMAEGDFNDLQEGDWVEFTVGRNHRDEDCARNVRKVQPPIMNENEDDDSPQEEEEHESASSRY; encoded by the coding sequence ATGAATAGCCCGCTGATCCGGATCGGTGTCTTCTATGACGGCAATTATTTCCTTAAGATCAGTGATTACTACTACTTTCAGCATGAGCGCAAGGCACGAATTAGCTTGGAAGGCCTGCACGAGTTTATCCGTCATCAGGTAGCCGAAGACGAGGACACCGATGTGCGCCTGTGCCAGATTACCGACGCTCACTTCTTCCGCGGCCGCTTAAGCGCCACGGAGGCCCGCGAAAAAGACCGTCTGTTCCACGACCGTCTGCTCGACGATATCCTGATGAACCTGGGCATCACCACCCACTACATGCCCCTGAAAACCCGCGACGGCCGTTTGCAGGAAAAGGGCATTGACGTGTGGCTGAGCCTGGAAGCATTGGAAATGGCCCTGCACAAGAGCTTCGACGTAATTGTGCTGATTGCCGGCGACAGCGACTACCTGCCCCTGGTGAAGAAGCTCAACACCGTGGGCACCCGCGTGATGCTGCTCAACTGGGACTTCAAATACACCGATTATAAAGGCGAAAACCGCGTAACCCGTGCCTCCCAGCAGCTCCTCGACCATGCTACCTACCCCGTAGCCATGCACGAGGTAATTGATGAGCGCCTGAGCAAGAACGACCCGCTGATTGAGGACCTGTTCGTGAACCAGCCGGAGCCCGCGGCTTATACCGCTGCTCCCAAGCCGCTGCGCCCCGCCGGCCCTACGGCCGCCGGCCCGGTAGGCTCCATTGGCGTAAGCACCATCAAAAACCTGAAAAACGGGTTTGGCTTTGTGGTAATGCCCCCCAACAACCTGTTCTTCAGCTACGCTGATATGGCCGAAGGCGACTTCAACGACCTGCAGGAAGGCGACTGGGTAGAATTCACCGTAGGCCGCAACCACCGCGACGAGGACTGCGCCCGCAACGTGCGCAAAGTGCAGCCCCCCATCATGAATGAAAACGAAGACGACGATTCTCCCCAGGAGGAGGAAGAGCACGAGTCGGCTTCTTCGCGCTACTAA
- a CDS encoding metal-dependent hydrolase codes for MRGSSHLAIGLITGVAVAGLVPGIPFSPAGIALAGFSALAPDLDHPSSRLSKRLGFAQNYVRWAFVLVGIGIAAYTHYMLLGADRRMGFTTALAFGMVGAAMQGGSARKLALMFTGLCTVVAGLYTGMLWLSMLGTFVAVAPFTSHRTWTHTIWATALWTYIGHLANQTLGWHGVALFAGGGYLSHLLADTLTKSGVKYFMPLSDFAIKLPLIRTGSAMGNVLEIVVCGVYGAVVLLLIVSRMKF; via the coding sequence GTGCGCGGCTCTTCTCACCTGGCCATTGGCCTTATTACCGGCGTAGCCGTGGCCGGCCTGGTACCGGGTATTCCCTTTTCGCCGGCCGGCATAGCCCTGGCGGGCTTTTCGGCCCTGGCTCCTGATCTGGACCATCCCAGCTCCCGCCTGAGCAAGCGCCTAGGCTTTGCCCAGAATTACGTGCGTTGGGCGTTTGTGCTGGTGGGCATTGGCATAGCCGCCTACACGCACTATATGCTGCTGGGCGCCGACCGGCGCATGGGCTTTACTACCGCGCTGGCTTTTGGTATGGTGGGCGCGGCCATGCAGGGCGGCTCGGCGCGTAAGCTGGCACTTATGTTTACGGGCCTGTGCACCGTAGTGGCGGGGCTGTATACTGGTATGCTCTGGCTGAGCATGCTGGGCACTTTTGTAGCCGTGGCGCCCTTCACCAGCCACCGCACCTGGACGCACACCATCTGGGCCACCGCCCTCTGGACGTATATCGGGCACCTGGCCAACCAAACGCTGGGGTGGCACGGCGTGGCGCTGTTTGCCGGCGGGGGCTACCTTTCCCACCTGCTGGCCGATACGCTGACCAAGTCCGGCGTGAAGTATTTTATGCCCCTTTCCGATTTCGCTATTAAATTGCCGCTCATACGGACGGGTTCGGCCATGGGCAACGTGCTGGAAATAGTGGTTTGCGGCGTATATGGTGCAGTAGTGTTGTTGCTGATAGTGAGCAGAATGAAATTCTAA